Below is a window of Nicotiana tabacum cultivar K326 chromosome 19, ASM71507v2, whole genome shotgun sequence DNA.
TATCAATAAAGagtagaaaaggaaaatgaaaaatggcGCAACTACATATGGTAGAGACACTGCCATTTATTTTTGTACCTAGAAGTAGTTGCTACTAATTTTTTATATAGTACTAACAAAACAATATGCTAAAGCATACAAGAAAGTTACACTTCTAAAGAACAAAATAGAGATTTTTGCAAAAATTCAGAAGCAGAGGTATCTGACTAGTTGACTGCTATCCATTAATATTCCAGTGAATTAGAATTCTCTGGATACTTGAAATAAGCTCATTGTCTATGCAAAAATATTTACAGAATTTTTTTAGCACATTGTTGAGTGTAGAAAAGTATCAAAATtagataaaataacatataatCTTGTTGATTTAacccaaaagaaaaggaaaaagttcagcaAAGGACAAATAAGTTCTATAAGTGATCAAGAAAAATGGATTAAGAAATATAGAAGGCTTTCATAGTGAAGTAGGATGGTGATCACTCAGTTCATGAAGAgcagttatttatttatttcatcctTCAACAAAAACGAGCGAGGCACATGAGTTGTTGacatgaaaaatagaagaaagttttGTTTATTCATTTGATTAAGAAATACTCATCATATCATAAGTGGAATTATAATTTGTATAAAGAAAGATATGGCAGTAGAAAGTGGCAGGGTGACTAGCTAAATAAATGAATATGACATGTGATAATTGTAAAAGGTTGGTAAAAAGTTTACTAACCTGTCTGTCAGATGCCTGTATCTGATTCACTTGAACATGGTGTTGATAAAGGCTGACCAGAAAATTTGCTTGCAAGTCGTGCAACTGTACTCTCTAAGTTATCTAGGCGTTTTTTTAAGTGATAGGTTTTCTTTACGAGTTGCATTCAACTCATCCAATAGTTCAACCTTAGAGGAGTTACCATCTTTCAACTCCTTAGCGGTTATTCCACCTCCAAATCCAAACACATGGATCTTGCATTGAGGTCCAAAGCACCTTTCTACAACCTCAATGTTTATAAGAGACGGCTCAGATCGTACCAGTTCTTGAATTTCAGCCTAAAAAATTATAAGCTTTGAAATAATGCAATGCTTTTAGTCAAAGGAAGgggtaaaataaaatttatcaataAACATACATATTTTTCATTGGTTTCAGGTTCGACAAGTTTATCGTTCTTCTTACGAGTCTCAAAGAAAATAGTTGCCATATCTGGTGGATTACCATCTTTGCCTCCCTTCGCATTTAAATAAACAAGTCAAACAAATCATTTAAACAAAGATGGGGTTTCTTAACACAATAGCACGATTTACATAGCAGTTCATAAATAATCTCTCTGATAGGCTTGTTGCCCGTACGATGAGGCATAATCAACTTAGACCTATTCATTGAGTTTCTTGTACTTCTTTCCTATAATAACAACAGAACATAGAAGGTGTGGTCTGCCGCTTAAAAAAATTAAGATGCTATAAATTGTTATGAAGTCATACCTTAAACTTTTCAGATAAGAAGTGCTCCTTGACCAACCATTCCCAATCACTCTTGTCGACCCCCTCTGGCACATCCTTTAAAACGTCGCGCAATGGCTTAGATTTCACAATAATGTGCAATGATCCTCTCCAATTATTCCATAACCTTCTCATATGTTTCAAGACATGATCTCTTTGACCATTTATGTCAGCACTATCAAATTTGtcctataatattttaagaatatcATCAAACATAAAACTCAATGAGTTTTAaccaaacaaaaaagaaaaatttaaccaataatattaaataaaacatTGAGCGTTACTAGTGACAAATTAATTGTTAGAACCAAAACACTTTAAGATGAAATCCTTCGacttttaaataataattattttcttttgaatgtTATATGAAAGAATTAAACTATAATACTAGTATTCTGGTTGTAGCCATACATGCCAGAAACGACGCCAACAACTTCAAATTACTGTATccaaagattaaagaagaaacaaaatacacCTTATGCCTGAATGGAGATAAAACCTCCCAAACATTTACTTTAGTTTTTTACGCTGCAAAAGAGCTTCCTTTGCCTATCTTGATTTcattcttccttatttcttttaacACAAAATCTTAGTGACCTAACTTCAACCAAAGCAGAAATCTTCAAATGGCATATAAACTGAAATGTTATGTCGCAAAGCGGCAATAAACCTTAAGGAGGCCCTGCCTCCATTACTGGCGATCTCATATTGTAGATGTACCGATCAAacttttattactattattaaaattAACAGCaatcaaaaaaattaaaactaaaaagtcaaattcTTTTCTAGCAGCAAGCATGAAGAGGCGAACATCAAACCTTTATTCTGGAAGTATCTGTATGCTGCAAAATTAGCGCCtctaaaatatattttctttttattacgCTTAAACTAAAACTCAATGATTTAACATGATTATTATGTAAGATTATAAGGttcaaaattaattttcttttcatttgtgaaagaagaaaagaaaaaggcaaaagaaCAAATTAAAGTAATACTTTAAATTCTTACAGTAACAACTTCCCAAATGTGGTCCAGCTTATATTCTTCGATATCCGCCCACGAGTGTACGCGCAATGGACACATATTATGATCACGAACTAATATACCTAAGTGTCTCACAAATGTGGTTGAATGCTTCCCAACAGCTCGATTGTGGTAGAAAGTGACGCTCAACTTTTCTCCAACTTTGAGTCCTAGAACATTTTTACCTTTTCAGATTCACACGAACCTGCTAATTTCCAATTTGAGTTAATCATAAAAAAGGGCCAATCCAATAACAGCAAACAAATATTACAAACTGAGACAgaaaaatacttattttgcttCTTTGAGTGTCTTGCATCACTTCAACTTCTTGAGGGAGGGAAACATCATCTTCTAGTGGATCAAAACCAGGAGGTGCAAGATTCGTATTCTGAGCTAGCTCATTCAGATAAGAAGCTGCTGCATTAAGATTTTTACTATTTCCAATCGGGAGTCTCTGTTCAGCATTTACCCTTACCGAACCCAAAGATCTAAAGCTTTGCCCTCGTCCCCTTGCTAAGGCACTTGGCGCAACGTATGAATGCTTAACAGTCTTTGAAGTTGATTGTATTTCAAACTTCCGAGATTTTGATAGATTCATGTCAACCTAAtacaacaaaagaaagaaaagtattaTTAAGCTAcccgaaaaagaaaaatatttcagCAAGCTGCCAATAAGAAAAAGGATGCCAACTAGCAAGTATTATTAGGGTACTGTGTGTTATTCCTTATTTCTTCTAATTCAAAAACTTTTAGTATTGACAATAAGTGCAGAAATAGCAAAAAATGCAGACCAATCTTTTTTAAATGCACCACAGCAGTATCTCAAATATCCAAGTACACTAGCACAACCCAAAGCATTATACTAAATAAAGCAAAAAGAATGTTTCTTTACAGCAAAGACAAAACTAAATATTTTCAAGCTTTCAAATTGATCGATCATAAATAACTAGATAATGAGAATGGAAAATGGCAGAACTAGTGCCTAACAGCCAAAACTAAAGAGCATCTAAGTGAAATCACCATTTGCTTTATAATATAGAAAACAAAGGTGATCATGGTAAGCTCTACGTACTTGTTCGATTCTTTTACAATATAATAAAGAAGAACTAGAAAGTCAAAAAGGAGATAGCTAAAAACAAGAAAATCCAGAAAACGAACTACTTCAATTAATTCATACAATGTGGGAATGTCTTCAGATGAAGTAAGTCCATCAAGAGGCGAGGAAACAAGGGATTTGGCCATGATTTGATTGCTTTGGTAAGGTGGAGCTAATATAAATGATCTTATTGCAGGCATGTTCACCTTCTAAAATTCTTCATAAGGATCAGTGAAAGCAGTGATCTCTACAGTAGCATGAATTGATAATAGCGAAAACATACATTAAGAAACAACCATAATCAGTTCAACTTCATTATAAGTAAGTGAAAGTAGCAGTTGAGTGATTTTAGGATACAAGCTAACATGTCAGGCAAACACATGTGAAGTCTAGTGGGTAGAAAAAGAGAATCGCGTATTTCTTCCTAATGTACTCAGAAAGTTTAATTAAGGATAAAGTTAGCGAATTCTTATTTCACACGAAAATTTTACAATACAATCACGACTAGATAGTGAGAAACCTTTTGTTCCAATAATAATATGCAATCAAACCCAATTCCACAAAATTATCTGCTCTACAAGACGAATACACATAATTGACCTATAACGAGGCAATATTCAATGAAAATAAAAAACCAACTTCTGCGAATTCATCAGCAATGTCATAAAACCTACATGTAATTATTAGTTTGGAGCATATGTAATTATAAGATGCAACCCAGTATTTGAAAAacatagagatagagagagacgatAACATAAAAAAATGCCCAATTTCAAaccataaaaataattaattcttaTAAAGAACCCTTCAATAACTCCGTAGAGATGCTTTAGAATCAGCTCTAATGAATTTATGGAACAAGGATTAAAGAAATTTCCAATGATTTCCAGTAAATCCTCTCATGAATAAGGCTCTAACAGGCTGATTTAGACATTCCTTCAACAACTAAAATGCAAATTTGGCAGCACACTATACTTGGTATAAATGCAAACATAATTTTAAGAGATTCTTTCAACAACTTCAATCCAAAGTTGGACAGCATGTTATACTCCGTATGAAAAAATAAGATAATTTTCAGTCATTCCTTTAACAACTTATAGGCAAATTTGGACAAAATAATTGACTGCAAGTTTAGAGCTTACCTTGACGAGAAGGAGATTGAAACCCTAGGTTGCAGAGAAGAACCAAAATTATGATTCTTTAAAGAGTTCAATTTCTGAGATACTAGGTCTCTGCTCTTTAAGTAACAATATAAAGATATACCCttttttggggggtgggggtggggagtGGGAGAAGAGAGTTGAGGGGGTGCGTGGGTTGAATGTGCGTTgcaaaaaaagagggaaaaaattAGCGCCCAATATTTCATATTTAACGtccggattttataatttttaaagaccAAAAATTATCCTTTCGTTAATATTGCACTAGAAATTGATTTTGACGACCGGAAAAAATATTGGTCGTCATAAATACACTTATAATGACCGGATTCAATTCCCTTCGTTAGAATTTGGTCGCTAAAAGTCAATATTCTTGTAGTATAGATCTCGaatgggttctgaaacatctaacctcatgaatttgttagccaaagtctgaacatatgcagctaatggcctctcaccaatcggaatatacacaagactgcccatactcacagcctttctactcaaagcatcggccaccacattggcctttccgggttgatacaaaatagtgatatcatagtctttcaacaactccaaccatcttctctgcctcaaattaagatcattttttttgaacaggtactgaaggcaaagatgatcagtaaatacctcacacgagacaccatagaggtaatgcctctaaatcttcagcgcatgaacaatggctgccagttctaagtcatgaacatgataattcttctcgtgaactttcaattgccgcgacgcatatgcagttaccttgccatcttgcattaatactgtacCAAGCCAAATGTAAGAGGcgtcataatataccgtatacgatccttaACCTGTGTGTAATACCAACACTAGCattgtagtcaaagcggtcttgagcttctgaaagcttaactcacacttgtctgaccatctaaatggggaacccttctgggttaatctggtcttaatagttttccataatcaattacagaatcatcaattaacttcatgttaacaaaaatctcgtttcaaaccttcacaatactaataacgagatgcgagacatgaagacctcataattatttacccgaattaacgagtcgcatttaacgccacctgggcgggcacctatctcgtaggttacaactcaatattacaacacgaatttggcaagtatgcacagagaatttcatgcaaatattttttaaataagcctagcaggcatgactccctattagtactatcgtacaaattaaatttcacaagggagaatttaaacacaagaattgTTTTTttacaaggatctcgtccttatataactttcaccACAGCTCATAgaccggtttaaacatatcaatttatttaaaaatataaggaCCTCGGCCTCTGTTCTGAATCACAAGCAATATGTACATCTTGCCAgttgaaactttccattttctccttttaaataactttcgttaaacaaaatcacaacacataataaaccccacaccggtagggcatataattcacaatttgtaaataaattatccggaaatacatcaaaacataccGAAATAAGTACCAGAAAGGCACCTTTAGCTTCACAGATAttattagagtccatcatggaatgataggtgtagttatctccataaaacctcccaacagaagtaaacacataagtagattatagaattacgaagttTACTcgtaagtggagcacaataggaggactcgtcttgattctcagaaccgaatcaagttaaggaaattattcctttattttaaatcgaggtcgtacctataacgacaccatctgatgtaacgacccCCATCATACCATAAAAAAAACATAACAACAGccgggtctccacctctaggacgccttctacccgcttgtcctccacccttaactgatcgtgtgggtggtgcagtaactgcaatggggcacgtagcctgagtgctttgataaaatatgcctctcccaagtttgggacaattttctcatgatgtgcctagtatcgccgtattcataacaacccatctgCGGGTTTggttgctcatactgagtctgtgccagataactagaataaccattgtaggacacttatgtcagtggtgcattaaaagaacttactggagcacctcgattaatccgatgtgcgaactgggctggccgactatccgagcccccgccataatgatttatactcacagagtagaatccactgaatccccaaGAACCTCGAGACATCTTGGTCTCCTTGGTTTCCTTTTCCTCACCcggaacacgttctaatatcttggcaatttctaccactagtggaaatgaagtgtcagcctgtagctcccgagtcatacaaaattttacgatcataataagtcctttaatgagtctgtggactcgttctctggctgtaggaagcaaagtaggaatatgacgagCTAACTTATTGAAcatgatggcatattatgacaccgtcatggtgacctgacgcaatcgttcaaaccgtatgcgccatgcattacggagagtccggaaaacaaactctttcaaaagcatttttgagaaccgagccaagtggggcggtgttgtattggctggtctgccctcttcataggcttgccacagatacatgtggagaattatctctcccaaggccaatttattcttttgttatgctgtctcgacactgttgagctgacccatttcttaacatactcttcgattcttatTAGAGGTAACCCTTAGccctatttatacacaatgatcacaaaagtagagctccatacagacaaatcttggcacaaaccacatagtccagaatctcgtcaaccactgtacttcctccgaagcatcccaaaatccgcaaccatgacgtccacgctgagtagatcttctgtaaatttaaagttgtttctctaactcctttggtactgaagtataggattattatggaggcagacataccgcaagtcccaaccaaatcctctacaaaatctcaggtcttaaacacatgtaaattttgggagaacctttcagtaccacatatatgcATTTGatgccaaaactgatataacacataactcacaatccattcattgatagtggactcccccactcagcgcgaagtcatagttcaccagatgccaaggtacgttgcaccccctccccccacattattcactgggtgatctctttaTATGTCCGTATATTCAGTCGAAATCACACATTGAGGCAATGTTTGCGCATCTTTGGCTTCCTCGTAGTTCATTgtcggcatcacgaaccgtcgacgcacaactgataccgagtgtgcaatgtcatacacgagtagatacaaaggaatgtgagatataggtttcaagtaaaatcaatgccgcacgaaaAGGAATGAAAGAGGTGATATTTTTCCTAAAtgtcatagcctctgagagataagtacagacgtctccgtactgatccttcagactctactaagcttgctcgtgactcgtgagacctatgtaacctagtgctctgataccaactgtcatgacccgaaatttcccactgacgggaccgtgatggcgcctaatatttcacttcccaggcaagccaacgttagagaatcattaaaccaattacttatttccattcagtaaatatcaataattaactaagatgaaatataataagcacggaatatcataaaactgtattaattactactacccggatctggagtcacaattcacgaccATTTTAGAAattgctacaagtaatagtcagaaaagaaatacaacagtctgaatgaaagaaacaatagaacagaaaagatagacggggacttcaaggtatgtgaacgccgacagatctaccttgagtctccggacagcggaccaatagcaaaatctcgatcaacccgagccggtatcaaaatctgcacagaaagtgcaaagtgcagtatcagtacaactgaccccatgtactggtaagtgtcgagcctaacctcgataaagtagtgacgaggctatggcaaggcacctacaaatcaacctgtataatttaacagtgtatatgcaaataacagaaatgaagaactaaacaggaaatgtcgggaggggaacatactgaggggaatacaagataaagaactacaacagaatgatcatcggagtagtcaatataccatgaatcaacaggaatagtgaatacaataagtaaaaatgcacggcatcacccttcgtgcttctacTCTCAATcttaccataaaattaatagaaacgacactgcatcacccttcgtgcagtaactctcatatcatggcacggcatcagtcttcgtgcattaacactcacaatatggcacggcatcacccttcgtgcattaacactcacaatatgtcacagcatcacccttcgtgcattaacactcacaatattgcacgacatcacccttcgtgcattaacactcataatatggcacggcatcacccttcgtgcattaacactctcccttaccataatgcaatgcataaataacaacagggagatagaataacaagcacaaaccttacttcaatatttggttccataatatcaatctcaactttgaaataaaaactgaactatcaccagaaaattcgtaaacatgataagaacgataaattgaacaacagtagtataacacgtagcaatttggcataggaatgagacaatataagaaaaatagagaaacatgaaaaacaggtaaattggcggcgcataagtactcgtcacctcacatatacgccgctcacatgaatttcacttagaaagtaatctaaggttcctaattccctcaagtcagggttagacacaacacttacctcgctccgaaggccacttaattctcaatcacagtttttcctttggaattcacctccgaaccactcgtatctattcaaaaataactcaataatatcaaatatttctaaagaaatcaattatattgcataaattaaatttcccaaattttcctccaaaaagtcgaaaaatcgaccccgggcccgcttggtcaaaacccgaggttcggaccaaaaatccttttacccattcacccccgagcctaaatatgtaattaattttggaattCGACTTcaattggggtctaaatcctcgaattttcgaaatccctagtttctaccctaacccctaattctaccatgaaactatagatttttaggttgataattcaagaaatgtaatgggtaattgaaagaaaatattttagaatcacttacagacactttggggaagaaactgactcttgaaaattgcctttacccatttggttcttgaaaaatgttgaagaaatagcttaaacccgtgtttggagtctgttttaagtcactggacaggccttcatcgcgttcgtgagaggcCTGTCGGGATCGCAATGCACagcggcctaaggccttcgcgttcgcattcgcgtaaggaaactccccccaagccttcgcgtttgcgaccagTGGACGCGTTCGTGTAGAAAAACATGACCCCCTCCCTCAAGTCCCTTAAACTATTGCGTTCGCGTGAGACAGatcacgttcgcgaagtgtaCCACCCCCAACGCTTCAAGTTCGCGACCaatccttcgtgttcgcgaagaagaaatttctccTGCCCCAATTTTACCTTTCGCGTTCACGAcactacctacgcgaacgcgaagaagggcacaccagaacagctgctacagcaaaaatctcagattttctaagtgcaaatcaccccgtagcctatccgaaactcacccgagccctcagagctccaaaccaaacatgcacacaagtctaaaaacatcatacggacctgctcgtgccatcaaatcaccaaaataacaactagaactccgaatttagcaccaaatcaaatgaaattctcaagaacactttaaaattactattttctaaaccgaaggtccaaatcacgtcaaatcaactccatttctgaCAGAATTTctcagacaggtcttaaatatcataatgaacctataccgggctccagaaccaaaatacgaacccggtactaacaatgccaaacatcaatcaattcttaaaaataataaatttttagacttttaatttttatcaaaaattcataactcaagctagggacctccgaattcaattccgggcatacgcccaggtcccataatttgatacggacctagCAGAATCGTCAACGCACAGATTCTTATTTTGGACGAAGTattctaaaatcaacttttacggcaaaaatttttattttcattagttttcaacataaa
It encodes the following:
- the LOC142173269 gene encoding uncharacterized protein LOC142173269 isoform X2, whose amino-acid sequence is MNLSKSRKFEIQSTSKTVKHSYVAPSALARGRGQSFRSLGSVRVNAEQRLPIGNSKNLNAAASYLNELAQNTNLAPPGFDPLEDDVSLPQEVEVMQDTQRSKIRLKVGEKLSVTFYHNRAVGKHSTTFVRHLGILVRDHNMCPLRVHSWADIEEYKLDHIWEVVTDKFDSADINGQRDHVLKHMRRLWNNWRGSLHIIVKSKPLRDVLKDVPEGVDKSDWEWLVKEHFLSEKFKAEIQELVRSEPSLINIEVVERCFGPQCKIHVFGFGGGITAKELKDGNSSKVELLDELNATRKENLSLKKTPR
- the LOC142173269 gene encoding uncharacterized protein LOC142173269 isoform X1, whose translation is MNLSKSRKFEIQSTSKTVKHSYVAPSALARGRGQSFRSLGSVRVNAEQRLPIGNSKNLNAAASYLNELAQNTNLAPPGFDPLEDDVSLPQEVEVMQDTQRSKIRLKVGEKLSVTFYHNRAVGKHSTTFVRHLGILVRDHNMCPLRVHSWADIEEYKLDHIWEVVTDKFDSADINGQRDHVLKHMRRLWNNWRGSLHIIVKSKPLRDVLKDVPEGVDKSDWEWLVKEHFLSEKFKGGKDGNPPDMATIFFETRKKNDKLVEPETNEKYAEIQELVRSEPSLINIEVVERCFGPQCKIHVFGFGGGITAKELKDGNSSKVELLDELNATRKENLSLKKTPR